atgcctggctaatttttgtatttttagtaggtttcaccatgttggccaggtgggtctcaaactcctgatcttaggtgatctactttccttggcctcccaaagtgctggaattaagaGGATTGATTTTTAAccatttctattattacatttattattggGTTTCTAATGGACACAAAGATTGAACACCACAAACTagtaataaaagcaaataacagtaataaattcGTTGCTGTTCTGAGTGCTTAAAGTATGTAGAATTAGCTTATTGAGAATATTGCCCACATATTATATTACAGAGCTATGCATTTTATTAGATAAGTAAGTTGCTTTTTGAGTAATGACCAGCGTGCTTTTAACGCTTTGAGGACATCAAGATTCAGTTGCTGAATTCagtccaatatttttcttttttctagggCAAGAGGATTATGACAGATTACGACCGCTGAGTTATCCACAAACAGATGTATTTCTAGTCTGTTTTTCAGTGGTTTCTCcatcttcatttgaaaatgtgaaagaaaaggtAAGCTGATCAGATATTCTTGGCCGAAGAAGGTCATCCCAGAATTTCTACTGACCTGTAATAAATAGCATTAGAGGTTTGTGGATTAACGaaggtgtattttaaaatacctttttttagTGGGTGCCTGAGATAACTCATCACTGTCCAAAGACTCCTTTCTTGCTTGTTGGGACCCAAATTGATCTCAGAGATGACCCCTCTACTATTGAGAAACTTGCCAAGAACAAACAGAAGCCTATCACTCCAGAGACTGCTGAAAAGCTGGCCCGTGATCTGAAGGCTGTCAAGTATGTGGAGTGTTCTGCACTCACACAGGTAAGGATGGCATGAAACCCAATGCGTATTTACGGTCTAGTCATTTATTAGAGCATTAGGATACAGGAGTTATTTCTAACAGTGATCAACAGTGCCCAGAGATGCCCAGCAAGAATATGAGCAGCTTCATGTTGTATACTCTTTTGTTAGAGGCCTCTGTGTTTTTTGGAGAATAATTATATAGTTTCTAAACTGCTTGTGTTGGTAAGCTCTCATGTTGTACTGAATGATTCGCCGAAAACCTTACAGGAAAGGTTCAGATAAGCACAAATTTGCACGAGAGGatgtgaatgattttttttttctaggcacTTAAATTTTCATCTAAATAAGTCTCATCTTTTCTTGCCAATTCTGACAATTGATATTATACTGTTTCTTGGGTAATGCAACCAGGATAGGGAATTAGTCATAATGATTGAGACTTTCCTGTCAAAGAAGGCGGGCCATGGCTATTTCTGCCACAGTTCTCAAGCATGCTTTATATAGTGTCTCTATTCCTATGTttttggaagtattccttcctcaTGTGGACCTCTCTTTCATTCTGGCCTTTTTTGAGTGATT
Above is a window of Saimiri boliviensis isolate mSaiBol1 chromosome 11, mSaiBol1.pri, whole genome shotgun sequence DNA encoding:
- the CDC42 gene encoding cell division control protein 42 homolog isoform X2, which gives rise to MQTIKCVVVGDGAVGKTCLLISYTTNKFPSEYVPTVFDNYAVTVMIGGEPYTLGLFDTAGQEDYDRLRPLSYPQTDVFLVCFSVVSPSSFENVKEKWVPEITHHCPKTPFLLVGTQIDLRDDPSTIEKLAKNKQKPITPETAEKLARDLKAVKYVECSALTQRGLKNVFDEAILAALEPPETQPKRKCCIF
- the CDC42 gene encoding cell division control protein 42 homolog isoform X1; this encodes MQTIKCVVVGDGAVGKTCLLISYTTNKFPSEYVPTVFDNYAVTVMIGGEPYTLGLFDTAGQEDYDRLRPLSYPQTDVFLVCFSVVSPSSFENVKEKWVPEITHHCPKTPFLLVGTQIDLRDDPSTIEKLAKNKQKPITPETAEKLARDLKAVKYVECSALTQKGLKNVFDEAILAALEPPEPKKSRRCVLL